In a genomic window of Phalacrocorax aristotelis chromosome 8, bGulAri2.1, whole genome shotgun sequence:
- the SLC22A31 gene encoding putative solute carrier family 22 member 31 → MDFVMVLVARLLFGAALAGAFLSLYVARLELCDPPHRLGVTMVAGFFWIAGELLLPGLAVLCRDWRVLQGAVTMILALLAACWWCPALLLESPRWLLATQQLERARKTLQVLAESSSPGSEDDSSCHQDSLLAELESLSEGSPQPQYHAVCEIFGTRVIWKNGVILGFAAFIGSGIRHCFTRNLDPHLPHFFSSYFVRVSTEAAACLFVCLTAERFGRRAILLLCTVLTGISSLLLLALTQYLLDLIVLTLSVVGITASHAVTMLSIFFASEVLPTVVRGAGLGLVVGASFVGKAAAPITAIPNSRGFFLHHVVFASFAILAVLSIMLLPESQGRSLPQSLQDGESQRRPPLFRRPLREDHLPLLTPHGIPHDYSRLPASTKRMVGSPAAPRET, encoded by the exons ATGGACTTCGTCATGGTCCTGGTGGCACGGCTGCTCTTTGGGGCGGCGCTGGCAGGCgccttcctctccctctacGTGGCAC GGCTGGAGCTGTGCGACCCCCCGCACCGGCTCGGGGTGACAATGGTGGCCGGCTTCTTCTGGATCgccggggagctgctgctgccgggGCTGGCCGTGCTGTGCCGGGACTGGCGGGTGCTGCAGGGTGCCGTCACCATGatcctggctctgctggctgcctgctggTG GTGCCCGGCGCTGCTGCTGGAGTCGCCGCGCTGGCTGCTGGCCACgcagcagctggagagggcCAGGAAGACCTTGCAGGTGCTGGCCGAAAGCAGCAGCCCCGGCTCTGAGGACGACAGCTCCTGCCACCAGGACAGCCTCCTCGCCG agctggagtcCCTGTCTGAGGGGTCCCCACAGCCCCAGTACCACGCCGTCTGCGAGATCTTCGGCACCAGGGTCATCTGGAAGAACGGCGTCATCCTCGGCTTCGCAGC GTTCATCGGCTCCGGCATCCGCCACTGCTTCACCCGCAACCTGGACCCCCACCTGCCCCACTTCTTCTCCTCCTACTTCGTGCGGGTGAGCACTGAGGCGGCCGCCTGCCTCTTCGTCTGCCTGACGGCCGAGCGCTTCGGGCGCCGCGccatcctcctgctctgcaccgTCCTCACCGGcatctcctccctcctgctgctggccctCACCCAGT ACTTGCTGGACCTCATCGTCCTGACCCTGTCGGTGGTGGGCATCACCGCCTCCCACGCCGTCACCATGCTCAGCATCTTCTTCGCCAGCGAGGTCCTCCCCACTGTGGTCAG GGGTGCCGGGCTGGGCCTCGTCGTGGGGGCCAGCTTCGTGGGCAAGGCGGCCGCCCCCATCACCGCCATCCCCAACAGCCGCGGCTTCTTCCTGCACCACGTGGTGTTCGCCTCCTTCGCCATCCTCGCCGTCCTCAGCATCATGCTGCTGCCGGAGAGCCAGGGCCGCAGCCTGCCCCAGTCCCTGCAGGACGGCGAGAGCCAGCGCCGGCCCCCCCTTTTCCGCCGACCCCTCCGTGAGGACCACCTGCCCCTTCTCACTCCCCACGGCATCCCCCACGACTACTCCCGCCTCCCTGCCTCCACCAAGAGGATGGTGGgctccccggccgccccccgcgaGACAT